The following are encoded together in the Hemicordylus capensis ecotype Gifberg chromosome 4, rHemCap1.1.pri, whole genome shotgun sequence genome:
- the ERICH5 gene encoding glutamate-rich protein 5 isoform X3, which yields MGCSSSAQTQVKDCSRPAPKSPDANGLQKRDEKFPTTDENETIPDQTKLGAMEEVDLGLDGTKQSEDLTKEEMDVLVPGLTKCVLSTSQRVDPEGTEPLPAASEEKFCRGDLLPSGLAEAGEPQPVEPTESGESQPTTEAASAWLPETAQKPEPARSAEGNAAESAGTEEANPHLVTEFATELQMGEEEPLTEGNK from the exons ATGGGGTGCTCGAGTAGCGCTCAGACGCAGGTCAAGGACTGCAGCCGGCCGGCTCCGAAATCCCCGGACGCCAACGGGCTACAGAAACGCG ATGAAAAGTTCCCAACCACCGATGAAAATGAAACCATACCTGACCAGACCAAACTTGGAGCCATGGAAGAAGTGGATCTTGGACTGGATGGAACAAAACAAAGTGAGGATCTTACCAAAGAAGAGATGGATGTGTTGGTTCCAGGATTAACAAAATGTGTTCTTTCTACCAGTCAAAGAGTAGACCCCGAGGGCACTGAGCCTTTGCCAGCGGCATCAGAAGAGAAGTTCTGTAGGGGTGACTTGTTGCCTTCAGGCCTAGCAGAAGCCGGTGAGCCTCAGCCCGTGGAACCAACAGAGAGTGGGGAGTCTCAGCCTACCACGGAAGCTGCCAGTGCTTGGCTTCCAGAAACTGCACAGAAGCCTGAACCTGCCAGATCAGCAGAGGGGAACGCAGCTGAGTCTGCAGGGACCGAAGAAGCAAACCCTCATCTTGTCACAGAATTTGCGACTGAGTTGCAAATGGGTGAAGAGGAACCGCTAACTGAGGGTAACAA GTGA
- the ERICH5 gene encoding glutamate-rich protein 5 isoform X2 — translation MGCSSSAQTQVKDCSRPAPKSPDANGLQKRDEKFPTTDENETIPDQTKLGAMEEVDLGLDGTKQSEDLTKEEMDVLVPGLTKCVLSTSQRVDPEGTEPLPAASEEKFCRGDLLPSGLAEAGEPQPVEPTESGESQPTTEAASAWLPETAQKPEPARSAEGNAAESAGTEEANPHLVTEFATELQMGEEEPLTEGETGEKVETEMHCEIVSEGSETKEEMGEATTATEIEATDNEE, via the exons ATGGGGTGCTCGAGTAGCGCTCAGACGCAGGTCAAGGACTGCAGCCGGCCGGCTCCGAAATCCCCGGACGCCAACGGGCTACAGAAACGCG ATGAAAAGTTCCCAACCACCGATGAAAATGAAACCATACCTGACCAGACCAAACTTGGAGCCATGGAAGAAGTGGATCTTGGACTGGATGGAACAAAACAAAGTGAGGATCTTACCAAAGAAGAGATGGATGTGTTGGTTCCAGGATTAACAAAATGTGTTCTTTCTACCAGTCAAAGAGTAGACCCCGAGGGCACTGAGCCTTTGCCAGCGGCATCAGAAGAGAAGTTCTGTAGGGGTGACTTGTTGCCTTCAGGCCTAGCAGAAGCCGGTGAGCCTCAGCCCGTGGAACCAACAGAGAGTGGGGAGTCTCAGCCTACCACGGAAGCTGCCAGTGCTTGGCTTCCAGAAACTGCACAGAAGCCTGAACCTGCCAGATCAGCAGAGGGGAACGCAGCTGAGTCTGCAGGGACCGAAGAAGCAAACCCTCATCTTGTCACAGAATTTGCGACTGAGTTGCAAATGGGTGAAGAGGAACCGCTAACTGAGG GTGAGACGGGAGAAAAGGTGGAAACTGAGATGCACTGTGAGATAGTAAGTGAGGGCTCTGAAACAAAAGAAGAAATGGGAGAAGCTACAACAGCAACAGAGATAG AAGCTACTGATAATGAAGAGTGA
- the ERICH5 gene encoding glutamate-rich protein 5 isoform X1: MGCSSSAQTQVKDCSRPAPKSPDANGLQKRDEKFPTTDENETIPDQTKLGAMEEVDLGLDGTKQSEDLTKEEMDVLVPGLTKCVLSTSQRVDPEGTEPLPAASEEKFCRGDLLPSGLAEAGEPQPVEPTESGESQPTTEAASAWLPETAQKPEPARSAEGNAAESAGTEEANPHLVTEFATELQMGEEEPLTEGNKCVMVDLEGETGEKVETEMHCEIVSEGSETKEEMGEATTATEIEATDNEE; this comes from the exons ATGGGGTGCTCGAGTAGCGCTCAGACGCAGGTCAAGGACTGCAGCCGGCCGGCTCCGAAATCCCCGGACGCCAACGGGCTACAGAAACGCG ATGAAAAGTTCCCAACCACCGATGAAAATGAAACCATACCTGACCAGACCAAACTTGGAGCCATGGAAGAAGTGGATCTTGGACTGGATGGAACAAAACAAAGTGAGGATCTTACCAAAGAAGAGATGGATGTGTTGGTTCCAGGATTAACAAAATGTGTTCTTTCTACCAGTCAAAGAGTAGACCCCGAGGGCACTGAGCCTTTGCCAGCGGCATCAGAAGAGAAGTTCTGTAGGGGTGACTTGTTGCCTTCAGGCCTAGCAGAAGCCGGTGAGCCTCAGCCCGTGGAACCAACAGAGAGTGGGGAGTCTCAGCCTACCACGGAAGCTGCCAGTGCTTGGCTTCCAGAAACTGCACAGAAGCCTGAACCTGCCAGATCAGCAGAGGGGAACGCAGCTGAGTCTGCAGGGACCGAAGAAGCAAACCCTCATCTTGTCACAGAATTTGCGACTGAGTTGCAAATGGGTGAAGAGGAACCGCTAACTGAGGGTAACAAGTGTGTTATGGTAGACTTGGAAG GTGAGACGGGAGAAAAGGTGGAAACTGAGATGCACTGTGAGATAGTAAGTGAGGGCTCTGAAACAAAAGAAGAAATGGGAGAAGCTACAACAGCAACAGAGATAG AAGCTACTGATAATGAAGAGTGA
- the LOC128324404 gene encoding uncharacterized protein LOC128324404, with translation MGSGQSKGDALPRAGTPANYMYMHFGKDTVKFLGKWNALQFPLEGSFDKNQILHLRGALESLGSKISQPEWQAFFSWYDEVFRRIHESQVRSLRDSLDKLQHQVKTLTDKSQMPVPTAPPPTCSYPQLMNFQTTSSQEDVIYSFSGFPPTPAEPPPAAVGVALATGLSSPSQQVVCPRVHLTPTIGNSPTDTTNGNPTEPPAAYQNSGKREAAEGTQYTLS, from the exons ATGGGGAGTGGGCAGTCTAAGGGTGACGCTCTGCCAAGGGCTGGGACACCAGCAAACTACATGTACATGCATTTCGGGAAGGATACTGTAAAATTCCTGGGGAAATGGAATGCACTACAATTTCCTTTGGAAGGGAGTTTTGATAAAAATCAAATATTACATTTAAGAGGGGCTTTGGAAAGCCTAGGCTCTAAAATTAGCCAGCCTGAATGGCAAGCCTTCTTCAGCTGGTATGATGAAGTTTTTAGAAGAATCCACGAATCTCAAGTGAGGAGTCTAAGGGACTCCCTGGATAAATTGCAACATCAAGTTAAAACCTTAACAGACAAAAGTCAGATGCCGGTACCTACTGCCCCACCTCCTACGTGTTCGTATCCGCAACTAATGAATTTTCAAACAACCTCTTCTCAGGAAGATGTGATATATTCCTTTTCAGGCTTTCCACCTACTCCGGCagaaccaccaccagcagcagtggGAGTAGCACTGGCAACTGGACTGTCATCACCATCACAACAGGTCGTATGTCCCCGGGTCCACCTAACACCTACCATTGGAAACAGTCCTACAGACACAACGAATGGGAATCCAACAGAACCACCAGCAGCCTACCAGAATTCAG GTAAAAGAGAGGCAGCAGAAGGAACCCAGTATACCTTGTCATAG